A genomic segment from Desulfurispirillum indicum S5 encodes:
- a CDS encoding AAA family ATPase, translating to MLVELSVANFRSLRDQQTFSLIKGKGSELQETNSFKANSMELLRSAAIYGPNAGGKSNFLLALQAMKRVVLESATSMQRGDQLPVMPFRLDPGTRLQPSEFEVIFIVDGVRYQYGFAATAERIHEEWLLAYPKHRAQRWFARVWNAKGEQYHWEFGSHLTGEKLLWQKSTRDNALFLSTAVQLNSHQLQPVFDWFRSRLRLSGVGGWSPDSSALLCEQATKSRILDFLRAADLDIEDVLVEKTSLDVKALPESMPESLRETIAEDFTGKQLLKIQTVRTGSDGLPVRFDLAEESDGTRKVFAFAGPWLEALKHGHVLFIDELHDNLHPELVKFLVQLFHHEETNPRHAQLIFTTHETSILNQAMFRRDQIWFCDKDKSQATVLYPLTDFSPRKGRENLELAYLSGRYGALPYVRSLTREG from the coding sequence GTGCTTGTTGAACTGAGCGTGGCCAATTTCCGCTCCCTGCGCGATCAGCAGACCTTCAGCCTGATCAAGGGCAAGGGGAGCGAACTGCAGGAGACCAACAGCTTCAAGGCCAACAGCATGGAGCTGCTTCGATCGGCGGCCATTTATGGCCCCAACGCCGGTGGCAAATCGAACTTTCTGCTGGCCCTGCAGGCCATGAAGCGCGTTGTTCTTGAGTCAGCCACCAGTATGCAAAGGGGTGATCAACTCCCTGTCATGCCCTTCCGCCTTGATCCCGGTACCCGTCTGCAGCCGAGCGAGTTTGAAGTGATCTTCATCGTCGATGGCGTGCGCTATCAGTACGGGTTCGCGGCCACAGCGGAGCGCATCCACGAAGAATGGCTGCTGGCATACCCAAAGCACCGGGCACAGCGCTGGTTTGCCCGCGTCTGGAATGCCAAAGGCGAACAGTACCACTGGGAGTTCGGGAGCCACCTGACGGGGGAAAAACTCCTGTGGCAGAAGTCCACCCGCGACAACGCCCTCTTTCTCTCCACTGCGGTGCAGCTGAACAGCCACCAGCTGCAGCCCGTCTTCGACTGGTTCAGGAGCAGGCTGCGCCTGTCGGGCGTCGGTGGCTGGAGCCCCGACTCCTCTGCACTCCTGTGTGAACAGGCCACAAAGTCACGGATTCTGGATTTCCTGCGGGCAGCGGACCTGGATATCGAAGATGTCCTGGTCGAAAAAACATCACTTGATGTCAAGGCCCTCCCCGAAAGCATGCCGGAGTCCCTGCGCGAAACCATCGCGGAAGATTTCACTGGAAAACAGCTGCTGAAAATTCAGACCGTGCGCACCGGAAGTGATGGCCTGCCGGTGCGGTTTGACCTCGCGGAAGAATCCGACGGCACCCGCAAGGTGTTCGCCTTTGCCGGGCCGTGGCTTGAGGCCCTGAAACACGGGCACGTGCTCTTTATCGATGAACTGCACGATAACCTGCATCCCGAACTGGTGAAGTTTCTGGTGCAGCTGTTTCACCATGAAGAGACCAATCCTCGCCACGCCCAGCTGATTTTTACGACCCACGAGACTTCCATCCTCAATCAGGCAATGTTTCGCCGCGATCAGATCTGGTTTTGCGATAAAGACAAAAGCCAGGCCACCGTGCTCTATCCGCTGACCGATTTCAGCCCCCGCAAAGGACGCGAAAACCTGGAGCTGGCCTACCTCTCGGGACGCTACGGGGCGCTGCCCTATGTGCGCTCACTGACACGGGAGGGCTGA
- a CDS encoding nitroreductase family protein, giving the protein MNIIDILKKRRTQYALGKTLPMAENEVDALIREVVRQAPSSFNSQSSRVVILFGRESEKLWSIVKETLRAIVPAENFASTDAKIDSFAAGAGTILFFEDQDAVRELQQQFPLYAENFPTFSEQSGGMAQFAVWTALANVGIGASLQHYNPLIDEEVARTWGLPASWKLRAQMPFGSNEQPIDEKTFIDDAIRFRTFR; this is encoded by the coding sequence ATGAATATCATCGACATTCTGAAAAAGCGTCGCACCCAGTACGCCCTGGGCAAAACCCTGCCGATGGCGGAAAACGAGGTTGACGCCCTGATCCGCGAGGTTGTCCGCCAGGCACCCTCTTCCTTTAACTCGCAGAGCTCGCGGGTCGTGATACTGTTTGGCCGGGAAAGCGAAAAGCTGTGGAGTATTGTCAAGGAGACCCTGCGCGCCATTGTGCCGGCGGAAAACTTTGCCAGTACCGATGCCAAAATTGACAGTTTCGCGGCTGGCGCCGGCACCATTCTGTTTTTCGAGGATCAGGACGCTGTGCGGGAGCTGCAGCAGCAATTTCCGCTCTATGCTGAGAATTTCCCGACCTTTTCCGAGCAGTCCGGCGGCATGGCGCAGTTTGCGGTGTGGACGGCCCTGGCCAATGTGGGCATCGGTGCCAGCCTGCAGCACTACAATCCCCTGATTGACGAAGAAGTGGCGCGCACCTGGGGCCTGCCTGCTTCGTGGAAATTGCGGGCGCAGATGCCCTTTGGTTCCAACGAGCAGCCCATCGACGAGAAAACGTTCATCGACGATGCCATCCGCTTCCGCACCTTCCGCTGA
- the dapE gene encoding succinyl-diaminopimelate desuccinylase, translated as MSEPQSLDILQELLAIPSVTGDEEAIAAYVERFCREFLPAGQVIRSGNAIIALQPSLNPAATETIVLAGHTDTVISPNNFTGKIHEGRLYGLGSSDMKAGDAVMMEIIRAYGRQWAGAYHLVHVLYDAEEGPYEENGLGPVLEEHGHLFRQALLAICPEPTDNLVQVGCLGTIHATVTFKGVRAHSARPWLGDNAIYQSTGYLNALAQLQPVDHTFGQLLYREVMHATTTTTNNTKNTIPDTFAININYRFAPGKSIEQACREIEELAFAHGAASVDFTDLSPAGDVNLENPALQKLIAISGQPPQSKQAWTDVARFSLFGLDAVNFGPGQGSMAHKENEYVEIAMVREYERMLLEFLGERG; from the coding sequence ATGAGCGAGCCGCAAAGCCTTGATATCCTCCAGGAACTGCTGGCCATCCCCAGCGTCACCGGGGACGAGGAAGCCATTGCCGCCTATGTGGAGCGATTCTGCCGGGAGTTCCTGCCTGCCGGACAGGTTATCCGCAGCGGCAATGCCATTATCGCCCTGCAGCCCTCGCTGAACCCCGCCGCCACCGAAACCATTGTGCTGGCAGGCCATACGGATACCGTCATCAGCCCCAACAACTTCACCGGCAAAATTCACGAAGGCAGGCTCTATGGCCTGGGCAGCAGCGACATGAAGGCCGGCGACGCCGTCATGATGGAGATTATCCGCGCATATGGCCGTCAGTGGGCCGGCGCGTACCATCTGGTACACGTTCTCTATGACGCGGAAGAAGGCCCCTACGAAGAGAACGGCCTCGGCCCCGTGCTGGAAGAGCACGGCCACCTCTTTCGCCAGGCCCTGCTGGCCATCTGCCCCGAACCCACCGATAACCTCGTGCAGGTGGGCTGCCTGGGCACCATTCACGCCACCGTTACCTTCAAGGGCGTGCGCGCCCATTCCGCCCGTCCCTGGCTGGGTGACAACGCCATCTACCAGTCCACCGGCTACCTCAATGCCCTGGCCCAGCTGCAGCCCGTGGATCACACCTTCGGCCAGTTGCTCTACCGTGAAGTGATGCACGCCACCACAACCACCACCAACAACACCAAAAACACCATTCCCGACACCTTCGCCATCAACATCAACTACCGCTTTGCCCCCGGCAAGAGCATCGAGCAGGCCTGCCGTGAAATCGAAGAGCTGGCCTTTGCCCATGGAGCCGCCAGCGTCGACTTCACCGACCTCTCCCCCGCCGGTGATGTCAACCTGGAAAATCCCGCCCTGCAAAAGCTCATCGCCATCAGCGGTCAGCCACCACAATCCAAACAGGCCTGGACGGACGTGGCCCGCTTCAGCCTCTTTGGCCTCGACGCCGTCAACTTCGGCCCCGGCCAGGGCAGTATGGCCCACAAGGAAAACGAGTACGTGGAAATAGCCATGGTTCGGGAGTATGAGCGCATGCTGCTGGAATTTCTTGGCGAGAGAGGCTGA
- a CDS encoding LolA family protein, with amino-acid sequence MFAIAPLLVAAIFFVATPVAAASDTALDILTSYRSLQASFSQQTHSSDGFVQEGRGTFSISKDARSSMWEYTRPERQKYLIRDHTLWLYLYDERELTIMDIGEFESMSFSMLDREAMERIYHVQENTRDTLVLESKEEPVVFITVLLENNLPKTLIYEGASLDITTITFDGVRPNISFPARHFEADTPRGWEVIRQ; translated from the coding sequence ATGTTTGCCATTGCTCCCCTTCTGGTGGCGGCGATATTTTTCGTTGCCACACCTGTCGCCGCCGCATCGGACACGGCCCTGGATATCCTGACCTCCTACCGGAGCCTGCAGGCATCCTTTTCTCAGCAGACCCACTCTTCCGACGGCTTTGTGCAGGAAGGCCGGGGAACCTTCTCCATCTCGAAGGATGCCCGTTCCAGCATGTGGGAGTACACCAGGCCCGAGCGTCAGAAGTACCTCATCCGCGACCACACCCTGTGGCTCTACCTCTACGATGAGCGGGAACTGACCATCATGGATATCGGGGAATTTGAATCCATGAGCTTCTCCATGCTGGATCGCGAAGCCATGGAGCGCATCTACCATGTGCAGGAGAACACCCGCGACACCCTGGTGCTGGAATCCAAAGAGGAACCCGTGGTCTTCATTACCGTCCTGCTGGAGAACAATCTGCCCAAGACCCTGATCTACGAAGGGGCCAGCCTGGATATAACTACCATCACCTTTGATGGCGTGCGCCCCAACATCAGCTTTCCCGCCAGGCACTTTGAGGCCGACACCCCCCGTGGCTGGGAGGTTATCCGCCAATGA
- the rsmA gene encoding 16S rRNA (adenine(1518)-N(6)/adenine(1519)-N(6))-dimethyltransferase RsmA, with amino-acid sequence MKVRQILNTHGLMAKKSLGQNFICDESFVQRIVKQSGVGPDDTVLEIGPGLGVMTRVLGERSARVIALEIDGQLLDYLRSSAHLPENVTLVHTDALRYDWGTLPAECRVIANLPYNISSQILMAIVEHHQLVQSFSVMLQREMALRAMGESGTKDFGPLAIYLRLYYDLELSISRIPPSVFYPAPGVESSVLQGRRLPQPRFPVGDFVRFQKLVRLSFSHRRKTLKNNYRGTTWFETFMDQAPALGISPELRAEALSLEQFYLLYRLLED; translated from the coding sequence GTGAAAGTCCGTCAGATATTGAATACCCACGGCCTGATGGCCAAGAAATCCCTGGGGCAGAACTTTATCTGCGATGAATCCTTTGTGCAGCGCATCGTCAAGCAAAGCGGCGTGGGACCAGATGATACTGTGCTGGAAATCGGTCCCGGGCTGGGGGTAATGACCCGCGTCCTGGGGGAGCGCTCGGCCAGGGTGATCGCCCTGGAGATTGATGGCCAGTTGCTGGACTATCTCAGAAGCAGTGCGCACCTGCCGGAAAATGTCACCCTGGTTCACACCGACGCCCTGCGCTACGACTGGGGCACCCTGCCCGCCGAATGCCGCGTCATCGCGAACCTGCCCTACAATATATCAAGCCAGATTCTCATGGCCATCGTGGAACACCATCAGCTGGTGCAGAGCTTCTCGGTCATGCTGCAGCGGGAGATGGCCCTGCGTGCCATGGGCGAAAGCGGCACCAAGGACTTCGGCCCCCTGGCCATCTACCTGCGCCTCTATTACGATCTGGAACTGAGCATCTCCCGTATCCCCCCCAGCGTCTTTTACCCCGCGCCCGGCGTGGAGTCGTCGGTGCTGCAGGGACGGCGACTGCCCCAGCCGCGCTTTCCCGTCGGAGATTTCGTCCGCTTTCAGAAGCTGGTGCGCCTCTCCTTCTCCCACCGCCGCAAGACCCTGAAGAATAATTATCGCGGAACCACCTGGTTTGAAACCTTCATGGATCAGGCGCCCGCCCTGGGAATATCGCCGGAGCTGCGCGCCGAAGCCCTGAGCCTGGAACAGTTCTACCTTCTCTACCGTCTTTTGGAGGATTAG
- the pdxA gene encoding 4-hydroxythreonine-4-phosphate dehydrogenase PdxA, whose amino-acid sequence MIFPKPALEHFQDFTYIIQQLTEEEYTMPQSATPCRLAFTLGDPNGVGPEVFLKAFSEITKLCCPVVIGERGTLEYYGQKLGLTVPDCEYMDKGYYGREPQPGKLSAAAGAASARYVICAIEEAMLGAVDGMVTLPINKEAINLGGYHYAGHTEMLGEYTGVTSQSMMLVAGNIRVVLVTTHVALESVPALLNRPRIMQAMENAYRGMIEIGIALPRVAVCALNPHASDGGVFGSQEEQIILPAIREYDSTHGTSTAGPLPADSLFARMAAGNEFDVAVCMYHDQGMIPVKMAGFGGGVNITMGLPIVRTSVDHGTAFGIAGKGQASSTSLVEATRCAVRILEHRRSYGGKA is encoded by the coding sequence ATGATTTTTCCGAAACCTGCTCTTGAGCATTTTCAAGACTTCACATACATTATCCAGCAGCTTACCGAAGAGGAATATACCATGCCGCAGTCCGCGACACCCTGCCGCCTCGCCTTCACCCTTGGTGACCCCAATGGCGTTGGCCCGGAGGTCTTCCTGAAGGCCTTCAGCGAAATTACGAAATTGTGCTGCCCCGTGGTCATCGGGGAGCGTGGCACGCTGGAATACTACGGCCAGAAGCTGGGGCTGACGGTGCCCGACTGCGAGTATATGGACAAAGGCTACTATGGTCGCGAACCCCAGCCGGGGAAACTCAGTGCCGCTGCCGGGGCCGCCAGTGCCCGCTACGTCATCTGCGCCATCGAGGAAGCCATGCTGGGAGCGGTGGATGGCATGGTGACCCTGCCCATCAACAAGGAAGCCATCAACCTGGGCGGCTACCACTATGCCGGCCATACCGAGATGCTGGGGGAGTATACCGGCGTCACCAGCCAGTCCATGATGCTGGTGGCAGGCAATATCCGCGTCGTACTGGTCACCACCCATGTGGCCCTGGAGAGCGTGCCCGCTCTGCTCAATCGTCCCCGTATCATGCAGGCCATGGAAAACGCCTATCGCGGCATGATTGAAATCGGCATTGCCCTGCCCCGGGTAGCCGTGTGCGCCCTCAACCCCCATGCCAGCGATGGTGGCGTTTTCGGCTCCCAGGAAGAGCAGATTATCCTGCCCGCCATCAGGGAATATGACAGCACCCACGGCACCAGCACCGCCGGGCCATTGCCCGCCGACAGCCTCTTTGCCCGCATGGCAGCCGGGAATGAATTTGACGTGGCCGTGTGCATGTACCATGACCAGGGCATGATTCCCGTCAAGATGGCCGGGTTCGGCGGTGGGGTGAACATCACCATGGGGCTGCCCATCGTGCGCACCAGCGTTGATCACGGCACGGCCTTTGGCATCGCCGGCAAGGGGCAGGCCTCCAGCACGAGCCTGGTGGAAGCCACCCGCTGCGCGGTGCGCATTCTTGAGCATCGGCGCAGTTATGGAGGAAAAGCGTGA
- the mfd gene encoding transcription-repair coupling factor, producing the protein MPSLEHTTHALAGQSLSWISFQIGRRILFPSKNDILTGRRFFLSLPDDDSARQVYRTINSLNIPCVYLSAWEILPGEANDFYAPNAAARAQAIDAIVGGSAPVVVATHKSTVQKIPPVSQRIMELRHGYRYKIDDLAQTLVDKGYVRVPIVDDFGQFALRGDIMDIYCPGGPFRLEFFDEELERITRFDVDTQTSQEGLEELMVMQYREYSQSPWELERQSVFSFVSDADILLFDADHLEMVLQRERQQCQSISADRILLNLADIPAHCVLLPPPPAAAGLLEPAGEHVDISQRVERCLDILRRTPLAFLSYRSEQARDKFQALLQEHGIKAQNLEQPLAVQEGTVLLPADFQDSFAIDDHRVLISDRELFGLSRPKKEQRFRGMTTYLTDLAMLRPGDHVVHVEYGVGIFRGIENLSAAGTRGDFLKIEYARGDILYVPNDKFHLVQKYIGSDTGDPKLDRMGSKSWEKRKSRARKSVEDIAQSLMQTDALRRRHKEHTYLRDSSLYDEFVAQFPYEETEDQLQAIKETIEDMCSPHPMDRLVCGDVGYGKTEIALRAAMKCVESGYQAAILAPTTILVEQHFRTFRERFTPFGIRVDMLSRFRSAKQNQDAIARLAAGEIDIVIGTHKLLGKGVSFHNLALLVIDEEQRFGVTHKEKLKQFKANVDVLTLTATPIPRTLHMAMGGIKKMSVIETPPKDRRAIKTEVIEFQDEILRQGLMREFHRGGQIYFLHNRVETINAIALRVQGLIPEARVAVAHGQMSEAQLERVMLEFSAGEHDVLVCSSIVESGLDVPRANTIFINRADTLGLAQLYQLRGRVGRSERRAFCYLIIPPFDTLHDVAQKRIRVIEELSYLGAGFRLATYDLEIRGAGNLLGMEQSGQIASVGFEMYTDMLRECVQQLRGQSEELFEPSVRTEAAAFIPETYVEDMPARLSLYKRLGSVTSADEIARLSAELRDRFGSLPPEVERLLWVTHMKILARQLHIDQLYLGSRNSSFMVSEKSRVNMATIIQMAVERKLTLDPQGKVTLPTESTEKTERFLLAIRQ; encoded by the coding sequence ATGCCATCCCTTGAACACACCACCCATGCCCTTGCCGGCCAGAGCCTTTCCTGGATCAGTTTCCAGATAGGCCGCCGCATTCTCTTTCCTTCAAAGAACGATATCCTGACAGGCCGCCGTTTCTTCCTGAGCCTGCCCGACGACGACAGCGCCCGCCAGGTCTACCGCACCATCAACTCCCTGAATATTCCCTGTGTCTACCTCTCGGCCTGGGAGATCCTGCCGGGGGAGGCCAACGATTTCTACGCGCCCAATGCCGCCGCCCGGGCCCAGGCCATCGACGCCATTGTGGGCGGCAGCGCGCCGGTGGTCGTGGCCACCCACAAGAGTACTGTCCAGAAGATCCCCCCGGTTTCCCAGCGCATCATGGAGTTGCGTCACGGTTACCGCTACAAAATAGACGATCTGGCCCAGACCCTAGTGGACAAAGGTTACGTCCGTGTTCCCATCGTGGATGACTTCGGTCAGTTCGCCCTGCGCGGCGATATCATGGATATCTACTGTCCGGGAGGCCCTTTCCGCCTGGAGTTCTTTGACGAGGAGCTGGAGCGCATCACCCGCTTCGACGTGGACACCCAGACCAGCCAGGAGGGTCTGGAGGAGCTGATGGTAATGCAGTACCGCGAGTACAGCCAGTCTCCCTGGGAGCTGGAGCGTCAGTCGGTGTTCTCCTTTGTCAGCGACGCCGATATCCTGCTCTTTGATGCTGACCACCTGGAAATGGTGCTGCAGCGCGAACGCCAGCAGTGTCAGTCCATCAGTGCCGATCGTATTCTGCTGAACCTGGCCGATATTCCGGCCCACTGCGTCCTGCTGCCACCACCACCGGCAGCAGCCGGTCTGCTGGAGCCTGCAGGCGAACATGTGGATATCAGCCAGCGCGTTGAGCGGTGCCTGGACATACTGCGCCGCACCCCCCTGGCCTTCCTGAGCTACCGCTCGGAGCAGGCCCGCGACAAATTCCAGGCCCTGTTGCAGGAGCACGGGATCAAAGCCCAGAACCTGGAGCAGCCCCTGGCGGTTCAGGAGGGCACGGTTCTGCTGCCGGCGGACTTCCAGGACAGCTTCGCCATTGACGATCACCGTGTCCTGATCAGCGATCGCGAACTTTTTGGCCTTTCCAGGCCCAAAAAGGAACAGCGCTTCCGGGGCATGACCACCTACCTGACCGACCTGGCCATGCTGCGGCCCGGCGACCACGTTGTGCACGTGGAGTATGGGGTGGGCATCTTCCGTGGCATCGAAAACCTGAGCGCCGCCGGAACCCGCGGCGACTTCCTGAAGATTGAGTACGCCCGTGGCGATATCCTCTACGTACCCAACGACAAGTTCCACCTGGTGCAGAAGTATATCGGCTCCGACACGGGTGATCCGAAACTCGACCGCATGGGCTCCAAGAGCTGGGAGAAGCGCAAGAGCCGTGCCCGCAAATCAGTGGAGGACATTGCCCAGAGCCTGATGCAGACAGACGCCCTGCGACGCCGCCACAAGGAGCACACCTATCTGCGCGACAGCAGCCTCTACGATGAGTTTGTGGCCCAGTTTCCCTACGAGGAGACTGAAGACCAGCTGCAGGCCATCAAGGAGACCATTGAGGACATGTGCAGCCCCCATCCCATGGATCGCCTGGTGTGCGGCGATGTGGGATACGGTAAAACCGAGATCGCGCTGCGCGCTGCCATGAAATGCGTTGAATCGGGCTATCAGGCGGCTATTCTGGCACCCACCACCATTCTGGTGGAGCAGCACTTCCGTACTTTCAGGGAACGCTTTACCCCCTTTGGCATTCGCGTTGACATGCTCTCGCGCTTTCGCTCCGCCAAACAGAATCAGGACGCGATCGCCCGCCTGGCTGCTGGTGAAATCGATATCGTCATTGGCACGCACAAGCTGCTGGGTAAAGGGGTGAGTTTCCACAACCTGGCTCTGCTGGTGATTGATGAAGAACAGCGCTTCGGCGTCACCCATAAGGAAAAACTGAAACAGTTCAAGGCCAATGTGGATGTGCTGACCCTCACCGCCACGCCGATTCCGCGCACCCTGCATATGGCCATGGGCGGCATCAAGAAGATGAGTGTCATCGAGACGCCGCCCAAGGATCGTCGCGCCATTAAAACCGAGGTCATCGAATTCCAGGATGAGATCCTCCGCCAGGGTCTGATGCGCGAATTTCACCGGGGTGGTCAGATCTACTTCCTGCACAACCGGGTGGAGACCATCAACGCCATCGCCCTGCGGGTGCAGGGGCTGATTCCCGAAGCGCGGGTGGCCGTGGCCCACGGCCAGATGAGCGAGGCTCAGCTGGAACGGGTGATGCTGGAGTTTTCCGCCGGAGAGCACGACGTGCTGGTGTGTTCGTCCATCGTGGAGTCGGGTCTGGATGTTCCCCGCGCCAATACCATATTCATCAACCGGGCCGATACCCTGGGGCTGGCCCAGCTCTATCAGCTGCGCGGCCGGGTTGGTCGCAGCGAGCGCCGCGCCTTCTGCTACCTGATCATCCCCCCTTTCGACACCTTGCATGATGTCGCCCAGAAGCGCATCCGCGTCATCGAGGAGCTGAGCTACCTGGGAGCCGGCTTCCGCCTGGCCACCTATGACCTGGAAATCCGCGGAGCCGGAAACCTGCTGGGCATGGAACAGTCGGGGCAGATTGCCTCTGTGGGCTTTGAAATGTACACCGATATGCTGCGCGAGTGCGTGCAGCAGCTCAGGGGCCAGAGCGAAGAGCTCTTTGAACCCTCCGTGCGCACCGAAGCTGCCGCCTTTATTCCGGAAACCTATGTGGAGGACATGCCGGCGCGCCTCTCCCTCTACAAGCGCCTCGGTTCCGTTACCAGCGCAGACGAGATCGCCAGGCTGTCCGCCGAGCTGCGCGATCGCTTCGGTTCACTGCCGCCGGAGGTGGAACGCCTGCTCTGGGTCACCCACATGAAGATCCTCGCCCGCCAGCTGCACATCGACCAGCTCTACCTGGGCAGCAGAAACAGCTCTTTCATGGTCAGTGAAAAATCACGGGTGAACATGGCCACTATCATCCAGATGGCCGTGGAACGAAAACTCACCCTGGACCCCCAGGGCAAGGTGACCCTGCCAACGGAATCGACAGAAAAAACCGAACGCTTTCTGCTGGCCATACGGCAATAA
- a CDS encoding TRAP transporter permease, which yields MSDKTPKDAQFRAETPGGAAPESGRLNLEINEEIELSAQRNIEGWLGKTIAIAAAVISALHIYSLVFYPIDPWVFRVFHVMTLSVLGFLLLPGWSSASKAKPNLVDWTFAIASVVVGVYIIQNYQILMFRMGVLPTKLDFYMSIVGAFLVLEIARRASGWALPILSAVFIGYSFAGPHLPGVLNHRGYSMERFFTYIYGLDGVFSVPISISSKYIIIFIIFSSFLTVSGVGRYFVEWAFSVSGHLRGGPAKVAILASALMGTINGTSAGNAVATGSLTIPLMRKVGYKPRFAAATEAVASTGGQIMPPVMGAGVFIMAEMTGIPFQHIMIAGILPALLYFASAYFMVDKEASKLGLMGVPRHMLPPLGEVMKKVYMFLPIVILFGMLMMGMSVIRSGFFAIIAALVISWVNKENRMGPHRVFKALEAGAKGTIQLMAVCAAAGIIMGVIALTGIGLKFSSLLLGIAGTSEFMAMFFAMCIAIILGMGMPTTAAYAVAASVVAPGLISMGIEPLLAHFFVFYFACVSAITPPVALASYAASAISGSDPMKTGYTSFRLGIAAYIVPFMFFYAPDLLMNEAMMELAGSGPLDVVLRFGTAMLGIFALASAVQSWFFGKVDRWQQPLLLAGAFLLVSPNHLLDLSGLAILVALYALQRFVLNRRQSGKPQAVAEDQPQAN from the coding sequence ATGAGCGACAAAACCCCTAAAGATGCACAGTTCCGGGCGGAAACCCCCGGGGGAGCCGCACCGGAGTCTGGGCGTCTGAACCTGGAGATCAACGAGGAAATAGAGCTCAGCGCTCAACGCAACATTGAGGGCTGGCTGGGTAAGACCATTGCCATAGCGGCGGCGGTTATTTCCGCCCTGCACATCTACAGTCTCGTGTTCTATCCCATTGACCCTTGGGTCTTCCGCGTCTTTCACGTCATGACCCTCTCCGTGCTGGGCTTCCTGCTGCTGCCAGGCTGGAGCAGCGCCTCCAAGGCCAAACCGAACCTTGTGGACTGGACCTTTGCCATCGCCTCGGTGGTGGTTGGTGTGTACATTATCCAGAACTATCAGATACTCATGTTCCGCATGGGTGTTCTGCCCACCAAACTGGATTTTTACATGTCCATCGTGGGGGCCTTCCTGGTTCTTGAAATTGCCCGCCGCGCCAGTGGCTGGGCCCTGCCCATCCTCAGCGCCGTGTTTATCGGCTATTCCTTTGCCGGTCCCCACCTGCCCGGCGTGCTGAACCACCGCGGTTACAGCATGGAGCGTTTCTTCACTTACATCTACGGACTTGATGGGGTCTTCAGTGTTCCCATCTCCATCTCCTCCAAGTACATCATCATCTTTATCATTTTCAGCTCCTTCCTGACCGTATCTGGTGTAGGTCGTTACTTTGTGGAGTGGGCTTTCTCCGTCAGCGGACACCTGCGCGGTGGGCCTGCCAAGGTTGCTATCCTGGCCAGCGCCCTCATGGGAACCATTAATGGAACCTCAGCTGGAAACGCCGTTGCCACGGGCAGCCTGACCATTCCCCTCATGCGCAAAGTTGGCTACAAACCGCGATTTGCGGCGGCCACCGAAGCCGTGGCTTCCACTGGTGGCCAGATCATGCCCCCCGTTATGGGCGCCGGCGTGTTCATCATGGCCGAAATGACCGGGATTCCCTTCCAGCACATCATGATCGCCGGTATCCTGCCCGCGCTGCTCTACTTTGCCTCCGCCTACTTCATGGTGGACAAGGAAGCCAGCAAACTGGGTCTGATGGGCGTACCCCGCCACATGCTGCCGCCCCTGGGCGAGGTCATGAAGAAGGTCTACATGTTCCTGCCGATAGTGATCCTCTTCGGCATGCTCATGATGGGGATGTCCGTTATCCGCTCCGGCTTCTTTGCGATCATTGCCGCCCTGGTCATCAGCTGGGTGAACAAGGAAAACCGCATGGGGCCACACCGGGTCTTCAAGGCTCTGGAAGCTGGTGCCAAGGGTACCATTCAGCTCATGGCCGTGTGTGCCGCCGCTGGTATTATCATGGGGGTTATCGCCCTCACCGGTATCGGTCTGAAGTTCTCCTCGCTGCTGCTGGGCATTGCCGGCACCAGTGAATTCATGGCCATGTTCTTCGCCATGTGTATTGCCATTATCCTGGGTATGGGCATGCCCACCACAGCAGCCTACGCCGTGGCGGCCTCGGTCGTGGCTCCCGGCCTCATCAGCATGGGGATTGAGCCTCTGCTGGCCCACTTCTTTGTCTTCTACTTCGCCTGCGTATCCGCCATCACGCCTCCCGTGGCCCTGGCATCCTATGCTGCGTCCGCCATCAGTGGTTCCGACCCCATGAAGACCGGGTACACCTCATTCCGCCTGGGAATCGCGGCCTATATCGTGCCCTTCATGTTCTTCTACGCACCTGACCTGCTCATGAACGAAGCCATGATGGAGCTGGCCGGCAGCGGACCCCTTGATGTAGTCCTGCGCTTTGGTACCGCCATGCTGGGTATCTTTGCCCTGGCATCAGCCGTGCAGTCCTGGTTCTTTGGAAAAGTGGATCGCTGGCAGCAGCCCCTGCTCCTGGCAGGCGCCTTCCTGTTGGTCTCACCCAACCACCTGCTTGACCTGAGTGGTCTGGCCATCCTGGTGGCCCTCTACGCCCTGCAGCGCTTTGTGCTGAACCGTCGCCAGAGTGGAAAGCCGCAGGCGGTCGCTGAAGATCAGCCGCAAGCAAACTAG